ATAGAATgccttgggttggaaggaaccttaaagatcatctagttccaatccacctgccatgggcagggatgccaaccattagatcaggttgtccagggccttgtccaacctggtcttgaacacctccagggatggggcatccacttCTCTGCGCAACCTGTCCCagtacctcaccaccctctgaatgaagaatttcctcctaacatctaatctaaatgtcctctcttttactttaaaaccatCCCCCAGTGTACTATCATTATCTGCTCATGTACAAAGTTGCTCTCCATTAGTTCAAAAGTCCCCTTtcagtattgaaaggctgcaattaAGTCTCcctagagccttctcttcaggctgaacaacccctgctctctcagcctgtcttcataggaaaaGAAGCCCCTTGAACGTCTTCGTGGCCCTCTTCTGGACCTActctaacagatcaacatccttcttgtgctggtgTTGCCAGATATGGATGCAGTATTCCAAGTGTGtacttttccaaccttaatgattgtATGTGGCCTCCCAAGGgtggagcagagggggacaatcccttccctccacctgctgcctattcttctgttgatgcagcccaggatgcagttggccttctgggctgcaagcacaaactgctggctcatgtcgggCTTTCCGTTCACCAGAACCCTcaagtccttttctgcagggctgctctcaatgagttcttctcccagtctgtcctcatgtctgggattgccctgacctaAGTGTAGCACTTGGCACTTAGttttgttgaacctcattatgTTTATGAGGGGCCACTTCCCAAACTTTttcccaggtccctttggatggttTCCCTTACTTCTGTTGTATCAGCTATGAGGTGCAGAAATCAAACTTCACAACTCGAGGAGAGTTATAAAGCAGGCAtgtttattgcagcgctgggtGCAAGGGGGATTGCTCCTCCTAGCTTGCACACCAAGGGTTACTGCTAGGGTACTTATATTAGTGggatacatacatgtacatattaATCTCACTTCACCCCCTCTGGGACACTGTCACTGGGATATGTGCTCAGATTTACTACTGGCTGAATCTGCGaaggggaaagcagcagcagcatcccccagtcTGGGCAAACTCCAGGACCCTGGGGCGCTGGACAGGGCCCCAGCAGCTTGGCGTAGGCTGCGGTGGCTGCAGGAGGCACACTCTGCACCTCATTTAACACCCTGCAGGCTCTGCAGTGCCTGTGACACAAAAACTCCAGGCTGGCttctaaatgaaaatttcagaatTGAAATGTGTCCTAAAAATGGAGTCCCTGTGTggtgggaaaacaaaataaaacaaaaacaacaacaacaaaacaccaataTTTAAGATATAAGAGGTCTGATGGAGAAGTTTACCTAGCAAAAAGAACATTGCCTCAGagacacctgggccaaagagcagggccttgagcAGGTATCTCACAATGAccgagctcatttccttcccaggagctgaaatgtgccgtttcgggggcatttgggggctacAGCGTGCTGCTAAGAGGGATgttggagctcctgcagggcagtgcttccactaaggcaaggccttttctgcatcttctagTGTCCTGCAAGCGAGGATGCTTGGGGCACACaagaagctggcaggggacacagctgcagggattgcagGGATTCCTAAAGTCATAGCCAAAtccaagaaagagaggaggacgtgatgcttttgatagaaaggagctgggtttCGGGGCAAAATCCGTCCCTTTTTCTATCCCGGAGACACCCAAGGGCataggacagcagcactgcagggcagcaagagatgctgtgcatttctctcgTCGCCCTGAGACAGCCACTGGGTGATGATGGTGCCAAGCGTCTTGAAAGAGACCTTGCTTTCTCAGGCCCAGGTGTCCAGCTGCATGCCAAGGCAATCCCTGGCTCCCAGGCGCAGTTGCCAGGCCCAAGGCCGAGCTCCCCTGCgaagccccagcccagcagaccttgctcctggcgttgtggagcagccatttcacgggagccttttctcctggcagtcaGCTTAGCGCCGTAAGCTCTGCCAGCGGGACGCCTGAGAGCcgtgggagctcagcagagagtcCCTGTCAGCCTTGGAGCTCACAAAGGTGGGTGGCCACAAGTGCCCTGAGCGTCCAGCTCGCattgaggactgctgctggcactcgaGGCGTGGAGGTCGGCATGGTGCAATGGGAGACGCCactgtcctgctggtgggacaagagacactgatgtgctgctgctgcaggaggagacttgaaggtgctgctgcttcgaggtgctgaggagcgggcagcctccatgccggtggctgagctgagcatgctcctgttcattagcgctctccccttcctttctttttccggaggtggagagagagaaacgcacagatctctttctttcccggtaggaaatggaagagcctTGAATCTACATATTGGCCAGATTCTGCCTGGCGCCCTTGGGACTGGGGATCTGTGTTGATCTGTAAGAAAGAGCAATCGTCAGCACAGCAACTCCCCGTGACCTTGTGTCTATCAGCATCGTCCCAATCCCTCTCTAGAGCTGTGGGCTGGCCAAGCTGTGTGTTGGATGGTgaaagtgggaaatgggaatgggTTGGGAAAGGATGAGTGCGCCGAGAAATCCTTGCTGGGctgggaagacttccttggggtggaaAGGCATTGGGCTCGGCaatgaaagagatgggaaatgtgCCCGGGGTTTGAAAgcattgggaagcaaaagcattggGATGGGCAGTCACTCCTGGGATGGGAAAGTACTGGGATGGGAAGTCTTTAATGGGGTGGGTAACATTTACTGAAGTAGGAAAACCATGGgaaagtcctccaagagaggggaattctttgggacaagatctctttggatgaagggaaaaatctgtttgtgttgatgggaaatcttttgtaTGGGAATCTGTTATCTTGTGAGCTTGTCAGGATGGGAAATGACCATGAGGATgaaagctggtcctgggctgggaaatgctcaggCCGGGCAAGAGGCGGTGTGGAATCGTggtgggcatggcaagtgctgcgtgggagggcaagcctgctggggatggccaagtcttgcgctgggcagcctgcttggctccaaagcctgcagtcctccccaagatgtcggcgaggggctggtcagccgttgggacggaacgGCCGTTGCGCgggttccccaagcaaccgccccactctccagccaccatggcaggtccagcagccggctcccgctcctcccggggctgcggccctgctggcgagcccagcgccgcagagctcagcccagcgccctttttcccacagagggtttccccagacggcttcTGCGGGTTGTgcagacgcaaaactcccccttcgtcgtcccagccgtgccgccaacggtggctgcctggctgctgccctccctccctggagcgacggcgctgcccttgcagcccctgcaggtacccaccctcccctccgcgctgccccaggccaccgtctggcacgtggtgccgggggtccaggggcaggtgctgcagctccccgccggggtgcagctgccacctggggggcacctcccagcccaggggcaccacctgcagcttgggcagctccccgccatggggcagctccctgctgtggggcagctccccgctgtggggcaaaacctgcagctggtgcagctcccaaccatggggcaccagctgcagctggtgcagctccccgccgtggggcagctcccccacaccgctcctccctgtgcccccgtccatcagtggggacagcccatggtgacggggacactggtgccccaccatgcgctggggctggggcccagggccgtgctccatggggagctcctgcaccccgcaggcacctgcctgttgCAGGCCCCCGCCCAGTGCAACCCCCCGCCACCCCTCGTCccggggcctccgctgcgggggcaggcgctCCCCATGCCCCgcaccctgagcagcagccgggggcagctgccggagccctgcttgcacgccgtggggctcagcgaggaccaggggcccccgctgcccggccccactccccccgagcctgcccaggctccaaggaccgccagcacccagacggcgacgcccgacggtgagtttggggctggcacagccggcCGCTTGTGGCCCCACACCCAGGGGCCACGGGAAAGCTGACATCGCCCATCTTGGGGGATTTTCTTGCTTCGTCCTCAGCGGCGACAGCCCCgcaggtgcctgaggagcccccgCAGCTGCCcgagctgggccccgatgccttgGCCGAGGCCTTTccagagctggcaggggacagccagcagctgcagcacgtGCAGGACGAGCTCCTGGCCCACCTGGACATCCCCATCCCCGacatggaggagctgctcagctggctCGATGCCGTGGAGCCCCAGGACGCCTTCCGCGATTTGCCCAGCAGTCCTGCCCTCAGCCGcttcctctcccagctgcccgacctctgcgaggacatcgaggagccgAGCACGCAGGGACTGGAAGCCACAGGAGCCCTcggtgaggtcccctcaagccctggggTGCGCCCCGAGAAGCTTGAGGGTGGGCTGTCGCTGCAGTCCCCCGTCGTGCCAGCAGtgagcccccccctcagccctgcagccagtCCCCTGCCCAGTGCGCTTAGGAGCCCCCTACCCAGTCCACCCCTGAGTCCCCCCAGGAGCCTCCCTGACACCCAGGTCCTCAGTGCCCTTAGTAGAGCCCtgccccaacccccccagcGTTCCCTCAAGACCCGCCCCAACCCCAAGGTCCCCAGTGCCCTTAGTAGAGCCCAGCCCAAATCCCCCCCGAGTTCCCCCAAGAAACGCCCCAACCCCAAGGGCCGCAGTGACCATAGGAGACCCCTGCCCAAACGCCCCCTGGGTCCCCTCAAGAGCCCCCTGGCTGCCCCTGCGTCCACCGGCACCGAGCGGGGGGCCAAGCGCCCCGCGCCCAGCAGCACCCTCGGGACAGcgcagagctgccagcacaggagGCCGACGACAGAGAACCCCCCCCGCAAGGAGAGGAAGATGCTgctgggccaggctggccaAGGCCGCAAGAGACCGTGCCAGGGGAAGACGCGTGGCAGCAGCACggtggctggcagcagcagggaagcaggcagcagcgggcagcagcTGGCGATCAACAGCACCACGGAACCGGTGAAGAGAGCGCGAagcccgggggctgcaggggggcaaGGAGCAGCGGCACCAGCTCCCCGCAGAGCGCGGCTGCTGCCGGAGACTCCGAGTGGGGAGCCCCGTGCCATACGGCCCCAGGACAGGCTCTGTCCCCAGGCCAGCGGGGCCAAGACGCTGGAGGagtcggtgcccatcacgccgcagcagcgtcccgagcgggagcgcctgaagaagctggcccaggaggagcggcagcgggcggcccaccAGATGAAGATCGGCCCCGTGCAATTCTTTGtgcagcggcagaaggaccacgccagagcctactcttacggctacccgtgaccgacctcgggcttctcctcgacggcccctgcagcacccaggcaggcacagagacctctgcaggcacctgctcc
This genomic stretch from Anas platyrhynchos isolate ZD024472 breed Pekin duck chromosome 23, IASCAAS_PekinDuck_T2T, whole genome shotgun sequence harbors:
- the LOC113841611 gene encoding uncharacterized protein isoform X1, with the translated sequence MGICYLVSLSGWEMTMRMKAGPGLGNAQAGQEAVWNRGGHGKCCVGGQACWGWPSLALGSLLGSKACSPPQDVGEGLVSRWDGTAVARVPQATAPLSSHHGRSSSRLPLLPGLRPCWRAQRRRAQPSALFPTEGFPRRLLRVVQTQNSPFVVPAVPPTVAAWLLPSLPGATALPLQPLQVPTLPSALPQATVWHVVPGVQGQVLQLPAGVQLPPGGHLPAQGHHLQLGQLPAMGQLPAVGQLPAVGQNLQLVQLPTMGHQLQLVQLPAVGQLPHTAPPCAPVHQWGQPMVTGTLVPHHALGLGPRAVLHGELLHPAGTCLLQAPAQCNPPPPLVPGPPLRGQALPMPRTLSSSRGQLPEPCLHAVGLSEDQGPPLPGPTPPEPAQAPRTASTQTATPDAATAPQVPEEPPQLPELGPDALAEAFPELAGDSQQLQHVQDELLAHLDIPIPDMEELLSWLDAVEPQDAFRDLPSSPALSRFLSQLPDLCEDIEEPSTQGLEATGALGEVPSSPGVRPEKLEGGLSLQSPVVPAVSPPLSPAASPLPSALRSPLPSPPLSPPRSLPDTQVLSALSRALPQPPQRSLKTRPNPKVPSALSRAQPKSPPSSPKKRPNPKGRSDHRRPLPKRPLGPLKSPLAAPASTGTERGAKRPAPSSTLGTAQSCQHRRPTTENPPRKERKMLLGQAGQGRKRPCQGKTRGSSTVAGSSREAGSSGQQLAINSTTEPVKRARSPGAAGGQGAAAPAPRRARLLPETPSGEPRAIRPQDRLCPQASGAKTLEESVPITPQQRPERERLKKLAQEERQRAAHQMKIGPVQFFVQRQKDHARAYSYGYP
- the LOC113841611 gene encoding uncharacterized protein isoform X2, which encodes MGICYLVSLSGWEMTMRMKAGPGLGNAQAGQEAVWNRGGHGKCCVGGQACWGWPSLALGSLLGSKACSPPQDVGEGLVSRWDGTAVARVPQATAPLSSHHGRSSSRLPLLPGLRPCWRAQRRRAQPSALFPTEGFPRRLLRVVQTQNSPFVVPAVPPTVAAWLLPSLPGATALPLQPLQVPTLPSALPQATVWHVVPGVQGQVLQLPAGVQLPPGGHLPAQGHHLQLGQLPAMGQLPAVGQLPAVGQNLQLVQLPTMGHQLQLVQLPAVGQLPHTAPPCAPVHQWGQPMVTGTLVPHHALGLGPRAVLHGELLHPAGTCLLQAPAQCNPPPPLVPGPPLRGQALPMPRTLSSSRGQLPEPCLHAVGLSEDQGPPLPGPTPPEPAQAPRTASTQTATPDAATAPQVPEEPPQLPELGPDALAEAFPELAGDSQQLQHVQDELLAHLDIPIPDMEELLSWLDAVEPQDAFRDLPSSPALSRFLSQLPDLCEDIEEPSTQGLEATGALGEVPSSPGVRPEKLEGGLSLQSPVVPAVSPPLSPAASPLPSALRSPLPSPPLSPPRSLPDTQVLSALSRALPQPPQRSLKTRPNPKVPSALSRAQPKSPPSSPKKRPNPKGRSDHRRPLPKRPLGPLKSPLAAPASTGTERGAKRPAPSSTLGTAQSCQHRRPTTENPPRKERKMLLGQAGQGRKRPCQGKTRGSSTVAGSSREAGSSGQQLAINSTTEPASGAKTLEESVPITPQQRPERERLKKLAQEERQRAAHQMKIGPVQFFVQRQKDHARAYSYGYP